From the Jilunia laotingensis genome, the window TCGGATGAACTTAACATAATAGAAACACCGTTTTATTATGATGCCCATAGCCATGAGCCAAGATATTACCAACGTATAGCGGTTGACCGTACAGTGGAAGCCATTGCAAGAGGACAACAGCGTGTACTTGTCGTAATGGCTACCGGTACTGGTAAGACTTTCACTGCTTTCCAGATTATCCATCGTCTCCATAAAAGCGGAGCAAAGAAAAAGATTCTTTATCTTGCAGACCGAAATATCCTCATTGACCAAACAATGGTGCAAGACTTCAAACCTTTCAAGAAGTTTATGACTAAGATAACTTCTGTTGGGGAAGGCGAAGAGAAAATTGACTCCTCATACGAGGTATATATGGCGTTATACCACCAACTGGTTGGAAAAGAGGGCAAGCCAGATCCGTTTTTGGAGGTGCAGCCAAACTTCTTTGATTTGATTATCGTTGACGAGTGCCATCGTGGTAGCGCAAAAGACGATTCTGCATGGCGCAAAGTATTGGAGTATTTCAGCTCGGCTACCCAAATCGGTATGACTGCTACCCCGAAAGCTGATGAAGGAGCAAACAACTTGGATTATTTCGGAGAGCCGGTATATACCTATTCCCTTCTTCAAGGAATCCAAGATGGTTTCTTGGCTCCATATCGGGTTACTGCCGACTTCATCAACGTTGATTTGCAGGGCTGGACTCCCGATGAAGGTGAAACAGATTTGTTAGGAAAGGAGATTGAACAGAAATTATATCAAAGACAGAATATAGGTCGTGACCTTGCCATTAAGTTAAGGCGTAAAGTAGTAGCACACAGGATTACCCAAATGTTATACGACATCGGTCGTATGACAAAGACAATCGTGTTCTGTTCAGATATTGAGGAAGCCGCCGAAATGCGAACACTGCTTATCAACATGAATAGCGATTTATGTAAAAAATCTCCTTACTACGTAACACGCATTGTCGGAGAGGACAAAGAGGGGAAGAAGCAGTTAGACAACTTTATCAGTGTTGACGAACCTTATCCGGTAATTGTTACTACCTCCGAACTTCTATCTACAGGAGTGGACTGCAAAACTTGTGGCTTAATCGTCATTGATAAAGAAATTGGCTCTATGACGGAATTTAAGCAAATCATCGGGCGTGGTACACGACTTAGAAAAGACAAAGGCAAGTGGCATCTGGAAATCCTCGACTTCCGCAATGCTACCGCAAAATTCAAAGACCCGTCATTTGACGGCGACCCTGAACCACCCAAAGGCGGTGAAAAAAAACCGAAGCCATATCCGCCTGTTCCCTCAAATCCTCCAACAGCTCACGAACCTCGTGAAAAGTATCTTATCAATGGAAAGGATATTCGTATTGCTCATGAGATAGTATCTGTTTTGGGAGAGGATGGCAAAACCATGAGAACGGAAAGCGTTCAGTCCTTTGCGAGAAAGCAACTGTTGCGACACTATCAAAGTTTGGATGATTTCGTACAAACGTGGACTGAAGCAGAACGCAAACAGGCGGTTATGGATGAGTTAAAGGAATATGCCATCTTGATAGACGCAGTACGTGAAGCAAATCCGGCATTGAAAGATGCCGATATCTTCGATGTGATATGTCACGTTGCATTTGACCAACCACCATTGACGAGGAAAGAAAGGGCTAACAATGTAAAGAAACGTAACTACTTCGGAAAGTACGAAGGCAAGGCTCGTGAAGTATTGGAGGCTCTTCTTGACAAATATGCGGAGAATGGTATTCTTGACTTTGAAAAGGCAAATATTTTGGAGATTCCTCCATTCAACAGCATAGGGAAACCAACTAAAATCATAAAACTATTTGGTGGCAAAGTCGCTTTTGAACAAGCCATCAGAGAATTGGAATATCAAATATATAAATCAGCTTAAAAATGGCAGTAAATAATATCATAAAGCGAATCCAGAATATCATGCGTCAAGACGCAGGTATCAATGGTGACGCACAAAGAATTGAACAAATGACTTGGATGTTCTTCTTGAAAGTCTATGACACACAAGAAGAAACATGGGAATGGAAAGATGAGAAATACAAGTCCATTATCCCCGAGGATTTGCGTTGGCGTAACTGGGCAATAGATAAAAAAGACGGTGAAGCATTGGCTGGAGAAGCCCTACTCTCTTTCGTCAATGAGAAACTGTTTCCTACCTTGAAGAATCTCCCGATAGATGCCAATACCCCAAGAGCTAAAAGCATTGTTCAAGAAACATTTGCAGACTTGAACCAGTATATGAAGAATGGAACGCTTCTGCGCCAAGTGGTCAACATTGTAAACGAAATCGAATTTGACGATGCTGACGACCGTCACACATTCGGAGATATTTATGAGGGAATTTTGAAAGATCTGCAATCGGCAGGAAATGCCGGAGAGTTCTACACACCACGTGCATTGACTGATTTTATTGTGATG encodes:
- the hsdR gene encoding EcoAI/FtnUII family type I restriction enzme subunit R yields the protein MEVNKKELKEQEIRTLFITPALQQKGWAVSVNMREEYYFTDGRVLVVGNQHSVAEGKKADYLLYHNGKPIAVVEAKDNKHAVGGGIQQAMDYAQILDLKFAYSSNGDAFLEHDFITGKETEIKLENFPTEEELYNRYLASKNYTSDELNIIETPFYYDAHSHEPRYYQRIAVDRTVEAIARGQQRVLVVMATGTGKTFTAFQIIHRLHKSGAKKKILYLADRNILIDQTMVQDFKPFKKFMTKITSVGEGEEKIDSSYEVYMALYHQLVGKEGKPDPFLEVQPNFFDLIIVDECHRGSAKDDSAWRKVLEYFSSATQIGMTATPKADEGANNLDYFGEPVYTYSLLQGIQDGFLAPYRVTADFINVDLQGWTPDEGETDLLGKEIEQKLYQRQNIGRDLAIKLRRKVVAHRITQMLYDIGRMTKTIVFCSDIEEAAEMRTLLINMNSDLCKKSPYYVTRIVGEDKEGKKQLDNFISVDEPYPVIVTTSELLSTGVDCKTCGLIVIDKEIGSMTEFKQIIGRGTRLRKDKGKWHLEILDFRNATAKFKDPSFDGDPEPPKGGEKKPKPYPPVPSNPPTAHEPREKYLINGKDIRIAHEIVSVLGEDGKTMRTESVQSFARKQLLRHYQSLDDFVQTWTEAERKQAVMDELKEYAILIDAVREANPALKDADIFDVICHVAFDQPPLTRKERANNVKKRNYFGKYEGKAREVLEALLDKYAENGILDFEKANILEIPPFNSIGKPTKIIKLFGGKVAFEQAIRELEYQIYKSA